The following are from one region of the Flavobacteriales bacterium genome:
- a CDS encoding PfkB family carbohydrate kinase, translating into MMSLLVVGTVAFDAIETPFGKTDKIVGGAATYIGLSASKFHNKINLVSVVGEDFPQDAIEMMQNHHVDTEGLQVKENEKTFFWSGRYHNDMNSRDTLDTQLNVLETFNPIVPDSYQNCECLMLGNLMPSIQQKVLDQLKERPKLIVLDTMNFWMDNFMDDLMVALKNVDVLTINDEEARQLSDEYSLVKAAKKILSFGPKYLIIKKGEHGALLFNDKEVFFAPALPLEEVFDPTGAGDTFAGGFVGHLCATKDYSFENMKRAVIIGSAMASFCVEKFGTERMNGLEMKEVNDRISQFVDLVQFDIELV; encoded by the coding sequence ATTATGAGCTTATTAGTTGTAGGGACAGTGGCCTTCGATGCCATCGAGACTCCATTTGGTAAAACAGACAAAATAGTTGGTGGTGCAGCTACCTATATTGGTTTATCAGCATCCAAATTTCACAATAAAATAAATTTAGTATCTGTTGTTGGTGAGGATTTTCCTCAAGACGCTATTGAAATGATGCAAAACCACCATGTTGACACTGAAGGCCTTCAAGTTAAAGAAAACGAAAAGACCTTCTTTTGGTCTGGCCGTTATCATAACGACATGAACTCTAGAGACACCCTAGATACTCAACTCAATGTTTTAGAGACCTTTAACCCAATAGTCCCCGACTCTTACCAAAACTGTGAATGTCTAATGTTAGGCAATCTAATGCCTAGCATACAACAAAAGGTTTTGGACCAGCTCAAAGAACGCCCTAAACTAATAGTCCTTGACACCATGAACTTTTGGATGGATAACTTCATGGACGACCTAATGGTAGCCCTTAAAAATGTGGATGTGTTAACTATTAATGATGAAGAAGCGCGTCAACTTTCAGATGAATATTCATTGGTAAAAGCAGCTAAAAAAATATTGTCTTTCGGGCCTAAATACCTGATTATTAAAAAAGGAGAGCATGGTGCTTTACTCTTCAATGATAAAGAAGTCTTTTTTGCCCCTGCACTTCCACTAGAAGAGGTCTTTGATCCGACGGGTGCTGGTGATACTTTTGCAGGAGGTTTTGTAGGTCATCTTTGCGCTACCAAAGATTATTCTTTTGAAAACATGAAAAGAGCCGTTATTATTGGTTCAGCTATGGCATCTTTTTGTGTTGAGAAATTTGGTACAGAGCGTATGAACGGACTTGAGATGAAAGAGGTTAATGACCGTATCAGTCAGTTTGTGGATTTAGTTCAGTTTGATATTGAACTTGTATAG